The DNA segment TCTCTATGCAATATGCAAATCTTCCTCTGTCCTTCTTGTTCTATTATCCCTTTGTTTTGAAGATCTGTAAGTCTTCTACTCAGTGTTTCTCTACTGACTCCTATATAAGATGCTAAGTCCCTTTTAGTTATTTTTAAGTTTATTTTATTGTTACCTTCTGATAACTCTAATAAAATATTGGCTACCCTTTGTTCTACATCTTGTAGTCCTAGAGATTCTATTAAATTTTCTGCATCATTAAGTCTTGTACTTATCTCTTCTAGTATTTTTATAGCTATATCAGGATGTTTTTTTATTATTTGATTTAATTTATTCCCTTCTATAATACATACACTGGTCTTTTCTAATGTTTCTGCATTACTTTCTAAGGGAGAAGGAACGAATAAAGAAAGTTCTCCCATAAAATCTCCTGGTTCTAAAACTCTAATTATCTGTTCCTTACCTGATTCAGATATTCTAGTAATCTTTACTTTACCACTATTTACAACATAGAGTCTTTGAGACTCTTCACCTGCTAAATATATGGTTTCATATTTTTGATATTCCCTATGACTGGTTATCATAGCTATTTCAGACATCTCATCATAGGTTAGATTATTGAATATAGGTACTTTATCTATACAATTACTTTCTTCCTGATGAATCTTTTCCATTTAATCTCCCCTTTATTTTTCTCTATATTTTAATAGTCTAATTGCATTTATTATTACTAGTAATACACTTAACTCATGAACTAACATTCCAAAAGATAGGAATACTGTCCCTACTAATACTCCTATTAATAATAATGTTACTACTGCTATTGAAAAATAGATATTTTGTTTTATATTCTTTACAGTTGATTTACTTAGTCCTAAAGCATAGGATAATTTGTCTAACTTATCTGCCATTAAAACTACATCTGCTGTCTCCATAGCAACATCTTTTCCTACTCCTCCTACAGCTATTCCTAAATCTGCTGATGCCAATGCTGGAGCATCATTTACTCCATCTCCTACCATTACTGTAATTCCAGATTCTACTTGTAAGTCTTTTAATATTTTTACTTTATCCTCTGGAAGTAATTCAGCATAATAGCCATCTAAACCTAATTTATTTGCTACCCAATTGGCTACTCTTTCATTATCACCTGTTAGCATAATTAAATTTTTAATACCTTGTTTCTTAAGTTTATCTATTAGATCCTTAGCCCCTTCTTTTATAGTATCAGCTATGGATATAACTCCTAGTATATTTTCCTTATCTCCTATTATTACTGCAGTTTGTCCCTTTTCTTCCTCTTCTATAATATAATTTTCTATATCTTCTGATATATTTATTCCATTTAGTTCTATTAATTTTCTATTTCCAATCAGTACCTCTTTACCCTCTATTTTAGCCTTTAATCCATGACCAGTTATTATATCAGTATCTTCAGGAGCCGTAAGATTTCCACCTATTATTTCATCATATTTTTGTATTATTGACTTTCCAAGAGGATGTTCTGAATATATTTCCCCTTTTGCTGCTAATTTTAGTAATTCTTTTTCACTAATTCCAAAGGATTTAATCTTTATCACCTTAGGCTTTCCCTCTGTCAGAGTTCCAGTTTTATCAAAGGCTATAACCTTTGTCTTCCCTAGTTTCTCTATTATTTCTCCACCTTTTATTAATATTCCATTCTTAGCTCCATTACCTATTCCTGCTACTATTGATATTGGTGTGGATATTACTAGGGCTCCTGGACAAGCTATTACTAGAAGCGTTAGTGATAATCTTATATCCTTTGTTATTATATAAACTATTATTGCTAATATCATTATAGCTGGTGTATAGTATCTAGAAAATACCTCTAGAAACTTCTGTGTTTTTGCTTTTTTATCTTGTGCTTCCTCTACCATTTCTAAAATTCTTGCAAAAGTTGTATCATCACCAACTTTTTGTGCTTCTATCTTTAAGTATCCTGATTCTATAATTGTTCCTGAATATGCCTCATCTTCCTTTTTCTTATTTACAGGCATTGATTCTCCTGTTATAGAAGCTTGATTTACATGAGAGTTTCCCTCTATAACTACTCCATCTACTGGAATCTTTTCTCCAGAACGAACTATTACTATATCTTTTTCCATAACTTCATTAGGATCTATCTCTATTTCTTCTCCATTTCTTATAACTTTAGCCACATTTGGTGCTAAATCAAGCAATGACTTAATTGCTGATCTAGTTTTATCTAATGTTTTTGATTCTAAATAATTTCCTAACATAAATAAGAATGTAACCGCTCCAGCCTCCCAGTATTCCCCTATTATTAATGCTCCAATAACTGCAAGAGTTACTAGAGCATCAATTCCCAAAATCTTGTATTTCAATGCTCTTATGGCATTTAATGCTATAGGGTATCCTGAGAGAAAGGCAGCAAAAATCATTAGAATATCTGGTAATAATGATGAGTTTACTATTCTATCTAAAATCAATGATAATACTATAGCTATCCCAGATATTAAAACCCTTTGGCTCTTTGTAATTTTCATAACTTAGCCTTCCTTTCTCTCTAATATTCTATTATTTAATTCCTAATACATCGAATCCTAAATCTTTAATTACTTTCTTTATTTCATTTTCATCAGTTGAATTTTCATCAAATGCTACTTTTACTTTACTTGCATTAAACAACACTTCCACATTTTCCACTCCAAATGTACTTTTAACTCCTTTTTCTATTTTTATTACACAACTTGGACATGTTAATGTCTCTAATTTAAATGTTTTGTTTGTCATAATTATTACCTCCTAATATTTTTATTTTCTTTATTGTAACTACATTATAAGATGAATAGAAAAATATAACCTTGACTCTGGTCAATTTTTATAAAATAAAAACCCATTAGCTATAATTGCTATTATGGGCCTTTTGTTACAAATTTTAAAAGGACTCATTATGAGTCCTTTTAAAGCTAGTTTATCTATAATTTACATAAGTAAGATAGGCCTTAGCAATACCAATATAATATTGTGATTCTCTAATTATATGACTAACTACTACACTTACTACCACATTATCATTAATTTCACGACTTTCCTTCATCATATTACTTAAAAGAGCTACAAAATTTTCACTTTGACATAGAGTAAATTCAATTAAATCTATGATTTGATCCTCTAATTCAGGAGTTATTATATAATTTATTCTAGCTAATCTTTCAATGTATTGGGCAATAGTAGCTTCTATTGAACTTAGAGATTCATATTCTGCCTTTAACTTCTCTTGAAATTCCTCTTCTAAATTACTAGCTAATTCCCTTATAACTACTGTATGTTCAGCTTCTTGTCTCTTCCAGAACTCAGCTTCTTCTAAAATTCTTACGTGATTCTTATCTCCATAACAAAATTGCATCTATTTCTTCCTCCTTTTCATAATCATATTTAGTCAATATCATTATATGTGGAAGTTGAAATTGTGTACTTGTTATAAAGTGGAACCTAATATAGATTGTATTAATACTTTTTACCTATATACTTCTTGTTTTATCAGCTAAAATTATTGTCTTGGCCAGTTTAACTCCAGCCTTTTTTGATCTTTCCTTTAGTTCATACTCTGCTTGTGCCTCTCCACGTTCATATAAATAAAGTGCTTTGATACTTTCAACTGTTCTCCATCCCACGGATTGAAGAGTTAAATTAATTGCATCTGAAGTGAAACCCATATTTTCTATTGTTTCTTGCTCACAAATAGATACTGTCACTGCATATTTGCTACCATTTACTTCATTTAGACTTAGCCATACTGAACGATCTGTTTCGTCAAAAACCTCATATGCATATAATCTATCTAGAAATTTTTTAGTTAACCATGTAACATTATAAAAATATGTTGGAGATCCAAGTACAATACCATCTGATTCTTCTAATTTAACATATACATCTTCTAAATCATCTTTAAGTACACATTTACAAGTTTTTCTACATCCTTCACAAGCAATACATCCCTTAAAATCTAAATCTGATAAATATATTTTTTCAACTTCAAATCCTTTTTCTTTTACTCCTTGTAAAACGGAATCAACTAATATATCAGTATTTCCGTTTTTTCTAGGACTTCCTATTATACCTAAAACTTTCATTATGCACCTCCTTTCTTAAAACAACTATATATATAGTCATCTATTATTGTAACTACCTAGAAACTTAAAACCTTATCTACTACTTCCATAATTAACTTTGGAGTATTATTTACTACATCTGTCATATATACTCTTTCAGTCATTTTGTGTAAATCTTTTCCCCAGGGGCCTATATTTATTACTGGTATTCGTAATTGTTTCAAGTTTTCAAAATCTATTTCATATATATCATTCCATATAGGAGTATTTTCTTCTATATAAGTAACTACTTCTTCACCTTTAATAAGTGATGTATAACTTAAGTCTGATATTCCCATAAAGTATCTTTTAAGGTCATAGCTTTCTCCAAATTCTTTTGCTTTTTTATTTACTATTTCTTTTATATTTGAAATCTTTTTATTTACATCTAAATTTTCATTAGAAACTGGAGGATAATATGGTGGAGATATTCCTATTACTACAATAGGATCATTACTTTTTGTATATTCTAATACCTTTTTAATTAATATAAAGTTTGAATTTGGAATATTTATTTTTCCTTCATTAATATCCTCTTTTATTTTTTTTATTAATTCTTTATACTCTTTTTCAAATTCTTCTTTTCCATTTACTTTTGCTTCTTTATATATTTCATTAAAAAATTTAACTTTTGGAGTCCATGAAAGCATTTTATTATCTTTACTATAAATTTTATAATTATTATTTAAATTCTCTATTGATTCTTTAAAAGCTATTTCACATATGTGTTTTATTTTGTTTAATATTTCTTTTGGTGTTTGTTTAAGGGGTAAGATACTAAAATATCCTCCTGCTGCTTCTGGAACTGAGACATCATAATTTTCTTTAAAATCTCTTAAATATATCCAAGTTGGTGGAGGAGATACTTCCCCTAAATCAGTATCGGAAAAATTCATATTAGTTTCAATATTTATAGCAATCTTTGATAGTATAAGTAGAGGATTAAATCCTGAAAATATTTCTCCTATATGTGATTTGAAACCTTTTACATATACTATAGGCATAATTTTTCCTACAGAACCATCATATATTGTACCTATTTCTTTTTCTTTTCTTGTATGTGGTTCAGAGTTAATTAATAGTTCATATTTTAAGTTGAATTTATCTTTTAATTTATTTAATAATCCAATAGATTTTCTCATACCTATTGATAAATTTTCCTCATCTGGAACAGATAATAATAAGACATTTCCATTGAAATTTATTTTTTCACTATAATGCTTTAGTATTTCTAATTGAATGGCAGCACCAGCTTTCATATCAGCTGTACCTCTTCCAAAATACCATTTGCTAGAATTTAAATCTTCTTTTATCTCTTGTGAAAATTCTAATGCGTTATATTGTTTCTTTAATTCTTTTGGTGAATAAGCATATTTTTTAAATTTTCCATAGTCAAGACTATCAACTACATCATGATGATGTAGTAAAACTATAGTTTCTTCACCATTTCCTTTTACTAAAGCCCATATTACTTTTCTTTGAAATTCATCATTTACATCAAGTTTTCCATAGTGATTTTTATTATTCTTAAAATACTCAAATGTAGAAATATATTTATAAATATACTTTTCAATATCTTTTTCTAGTTTTGTTCCAGTATCACTTTTTATATTAACAATGTCTAATAATATTTCTTCTATTTTTTTATAATCCATTTTTATCTCTCCTAAGTTTAAATAATAGACATTTAATATTGATACCCATATTTTATTTCATATTATAATTTATCACAACACAAGTTAATTATTTTATTTTTATAAATTACATCATATATTGAATTAAATTTGACTATAATAGTTACGTAGGAGGCTTGATCATAAATGAATAAAATCTTTAAAAATATTAATTTATTATTTTACTTCTTTGTTTCTCTATTATTTATGGAAATACTATTTAGGATTGCAACTATAGGTGAAATAAAATATCAAGGTCTTATGATATCTGCTATATTTATGCTTGCTTTATCAATAATATTTTTTTTATTATCTAATTTTTTAAAAGGATGGTGTCAAAGTACTTTTGCTTCATTTTTACTTATATCAATTGGTGTTATTTATTCTTCTCAAATTGTATACTATAAATTTTTCAGAACTTTTTATAGTGTATTTTCTGCTGGAAATACATCTCAAGTTTTAGAATTTTCTAAGGATATTTTAAATGTAACTCAAAAAAATATTAAATGGATTTTGTTGCTACTACTACCATCGTTAATTGTTCTAATATTTGGTAAGAAAAGAATAATATCATATAGAGTAAAATGGTTTTATAAACTTGCATTAATTGGTTGTATTATTACTACTCATGTAATTGGACTTATAACTATATTTTCAAGTGAGAGAGAACAATATTCTCCCTATGATTTATATTTTAATAATAATTCTATAAACTTATCAGTCAATAAACTAGGTCTAATAACTACTATGAGATTAGATTTACAAAGACTATTAACTGGATGGTCTCCAAAACTAAGGAAACCAAATATAGATATTGTTGCTTATTCTAATAAGGATTTTAAAGAAGAAAAGATAGAATATAATACAATGAATATAGATTTTGATGATATGATAGATACAGAAAAAAATTCTACAATAAAAGAAATGCATAATTATTTTAACACAATAAAACCTACATCAAAAAATGAATATACAGGAAAATATGAAGGATATAATTTAATATTTATTACGGCTGAAAGTTTTGCTCCTTATGCTGTTCACAAAGATTTAACTCCTACTTTATATAAAATGATAAATGAAGGATATAATTTCACAAATTTTTATAATCCTATATGGAATGTAAGCACTACTGATGGTGAATATGTAGCTTGTACAAGTTTGATTCCTAAAAGTGGAGTTTGGAGTTTTGATAAATCATCTAATAATTATCTTCCATTTGTAATGGGAAATCAATTTAAAAAATTAGGATATAAAACATTAGCATACCATAATCATAGCTATAAATATTATAATAGACATTTATCTCATCCAAATATGGGCTATGACTATAAGGGATTAGGTAATGGTTTGAATGTAAAGAAAACTTGGCCAGAATCTGATTTAGAAATGATAGAAAAAACTATCCCAGAATATATAGATAATGAACCTTTTCACACTTACTATATGACAGTAAGTGGACATATGCAATATAATTTCTTTGGCAATCAGATTGCTCATAAAAACAAAACTTTAGTTGATCATCTTAATTATTCTACAGAGGCTAAAGCATATATAGCTACTCAAATAGAATTAGATAGAGCATTGAAATATTTATTAGATAAATTAGAAGAAAAAAATATTGCTGATAAAACACTAATAGTGTTAAGTGCAGATCACTATCCATATGGACTTAAAGACAAAACTATAAATGAGTTATCTGGACATAAAGTTGAAAAGAACTTTGAGATTTATAAAAGTCCTCTTATAATTTATACTGCTGATATGACTCCAATTACTATTGATAAACCTTGTTCTAGTTTAGATATAATTCCTACTATTTCTAATTTATTAGGACTAGAATATGACTCAAGACTCTTAATGGGAAAAGATATATTTTCTGATTCTGATCCTTTAGTCATATTTCTAAATAGAAGCTATATAACTGATAAAGGAAGATATAATGCAGTTACTAAAAAATTCATTCCAAATAAAGGAGAAGTTATAGAAAAGGAATATACTGATATGATTTCATATATAATAGATACTAAATTTTATTATTCTGCTAAAATACTTGAAACAGACTATTATAATAAAATACTAAATGAATATAAGAAAAAATCTAAATAAAATAAAGATAGATATATCTATCTTTATTTTATTTGGATGCATCTATTATTTGTTTTATAATTTGTTCTTCATTATTTTCATGTTTTACTATACCATAGCTTTCTTTGAATTTCCCATGTTTGTCCTCGAATTTTTTTATAGATTTTTCTACATTACTTCCATCACATGTTATTACTAGCTTTACTTTATTAAAGGGTACTTCTTTTAAGAATCTTCTAATTGCTGGTGCTGGTCCTCCTGCCCATAATGGAGATACTACTATATAATCTTTAGTTCTATCTATTTCGCCATCAACTTTAATACTAACTTGTTTATCTGTTGAAGCATAAAATCCACCTTTAATAAAACCTAATATTCCATTCCAATTTTTATCATCAGTAATTTCTATGACTTCATTATCAATTCCATTAGCTATTGTTTCTGCTACCATTTTACTTACTCCTGTTCTTGAAAAATACACTATATTATACTTCATAATCTCATCTCCTCTTAATCCTTTTACGACCTTTATATATACTTATAACTAAGTATAGTCATATTTTGTTAAGTATACAACAAGATTAAAAATTTTTTTTAAAACAACTATTTATATGATCATCTATTATTCCTATTGCTTGAAGATAAGAGTAAATAGTAATAGAGCCTACAAATTTGAATCCTCTCTTTTTTAAATCATTACTTATTAAATCTGATAAAGATGACTTTGATGGTACTTCATTTATATTTTTATAATTATTAACTATCACTTTATTATTAGTGAAACTCCATATATAGTTATTAAAACTATTAAATTCATTTTGTATTTCTATAAATTTATTAGCATTATTTATCAATGCCTTAATCTTTCTTTTATGTCTTATAATCCCTTTATCATTTAATAATTCTTCTATTTTTTCTTCATCATAATTAGCTATTTTTTTATAATTAAAATTATAAAATGCTTTTCTAAAATTTTCTCTTTTCCGTAATATTGTAATAAAACTTAATCCTGCTTGCATTAATTCTAATAATAAAAACTCAAAATGAACTTTATCTTCATAGACTGGAACTCCCCATTCTTTATCATGATAATCCATATAAAGCTTACTACCTTCTGCCCAATCACATCTTTTCATTTAAATTTCTCCTCTCTATATATTAAACTAATTTCTCCAAACTTTTTTACTTCTTTATTTAATGTTCAATTTTCTTTATTTTATCATATAGTAATTAATATAATGTTACATTGAAATAATAGAAATATATGATAAAATGTTTCTAGACTCGAAATATTTTATCACAATATGACAATAAAAAGGGTGTAATTCATGGTAAACTTATCAAATGATTTAACTCCAAAGAAGATGCGAAAAAATATATTAAATTTAGCATGGCCAGCAGCACTTAGAATGTTTTTACAAAGTATTGTTGGTATAGTAGATATTATTATGGTAGGTAGTATAGGAGCTCACGCATTAGCTACTGTAGATATTAGTAATAGATTTGTTTTTATAACTGTAGGAGTATTGTCTTCCTTAACTATTGGTGCAACTGCTTTAGTTGCTAGATTTAAAGGTGCTAAAGATGAAGAACAGGTAGAAAAAATAATCATTCAGTCTTTATTAACTGGGGCTATACTTTCAATATTAATTGCTATTTTAGGATTTATTTTTGCTAAACCTATATTAAATTTAATGATGATATTAATGGATGAAGTTGATCCTTACATTCTAAATAATGGTAATATATATCTAAAAATAGTTTTTACTTCTATGCTTTTTGCTCTCCCAACTTTAATGTTTAATTCAATATTACAAGGTCTCGGAGATATGAGAACTCCTTTATATATAATGGTCACTACAAATATTATTAATGTTGTTGGTAATTATATCTTTATTTTTGGTATAGGTCCTATTCCAGAAATGGGAGTAGCTGGTGCAGCTATTGGTACTGGTTTAGGTAGATTAGTAGGCTTTTTATTGGCTGGATATGTTCTTCTAAGTAAAAAGACATTAATTAAAATTAATTTTAATAGTAGAAAATGGAAAATTGACTGGAAGATTTTAAAGGAAATACTGCACATAGGACTTCCCGCTTCAATAGAGGAATTAGTTAGAAGAGGCAGTCAAATAATTTATACTATTTTAGTCGCTGGTCTTGGTACTATAACTATAGCTGCAAATGCTGTAGTTATGAATATAAACTCTTTGCCTATAATGCTTGGATTTGGTTTTGGTTTAGCTTCTACTACTTTAGTAGGTCAAAGTTTAGGTGCTAATAAAAAGAAACTTGCTGAAGCCTATGGAAAACAGACTACTATTGTTGCTTTATTTTTAATGATATTAATATCTATTCCTATGTTTATCTGGGTAGAATTTATAATTAGATTATATACAAATAATGTAGAAGTTATTTCTATGGCTAAGCCTGTTGTCCGATTAATTATAGTAGCTCAACCTCTCTATGGAATATTCTTAGTTCTTGCAGGAGCTTTAAGGGGTGCAGGAGATACTAGATATACAATGATTACCACTATAATTGGTAATTTAGGTGGGAGGATTTTATCTAGTTTATTTTTTGGATACGTTTTAAATCTAGGGCTTATGGGATTTTGGTTAGGAATGGTATTAGATATTGGTTCAAGAACTGTATTAATATTCTTTAGATTTCTATCAAAAAAATGGCAAAAAATTTATAAAAAAAGAGAAAATACTAAAGCTATGGTTACTAAATAAAAGTTATTAAAATAAACTTTGCATGAAAGCAAAGTTTATTTTTTATTCTTCTATTTGATTATTTATAACTTGATCTTATATTTTAGAAAATTCTATATGAAGCTCTTTGTCCATATTTTTATTGATATAATTAAAATACTCATCTAAAGCTTTTAATAATATATATATTTTTTCTTCTTTAGCATTCTCACCCATATGACCTACTCTAAATAATTTACCACTAAACTTCCCTATGCTTCCTCCAATTAAGATATCTTTCTCATCTTTAAGATATTTAAACATATGATCAAAATCTATACCTTTAGGTAATTCTATTGCAGTTAATGTATTTGAATAATGATCATTAGAATAAATTCTAAATCCACATTTAGTAAATGTATCTCTTATTTTACTAGCTAACTCCTTATGTATTCTTGTAAAGTCTCCTATATTAATCAATCTATCTAGTGCCACATTGATTGAATTTATAAGAGCATCGGAATGTGTATATGGAAATTTCTTATTATCTACTACATTAATCCAATTTTTTAAATTTACATAATAACCCTTTATATTGCTTTTTCTATTATTTAATATATCTAAAGCTTTACTGCTTAAAAATATAATTGTTCCTCCAGATGTAACTGATAAACATTTTTGTGTTCCTGCAAGTAAAACATCTATATTCCATTTATCCATTAATATTTCTTCTCCACCATAGGAAGATACTGCATCAACTATAGATAATATACCTTTTTCTTTTAATAAAGGACATATTTCATCTATAGGATTAGTAACTCCTGTAGGCGTTTCACAGTGTACTAAAGTAGCTATTTTAAATGGACCATTTTTATCTATAAATTTTTCTAACTCCTCAATATCTATCCCTTTTCTATAGTCTCCTTTAAAATATACTTTTTCTCCTCCATACATATCTACAAAGTCTCCAAACCCTTTACCAAATATTCCATTATAAATACACAGCACTCTGTCTCCTTCTTCTATAAAAGATGCACAGGCACTTTCTAAACCAAGTATTGCTTCTCCTAGCATAATAACTGGTATAGATTCTTTAGAATTAATTATCCTTTTAGCTTTATCACAGGTGTCTTCATAAAGTTCAAAAAAATTTTCATCCATATCTGTATTAGTATTTTTAATTGCAAGTGCATTTCTTACTTCTTCACTACATTGAGTAGGTCCTGGTGTCATTATTAATTTATCCATCTTAATACCTCCTAACATAAATTTACCTAAAATATTAAATATAGCTATACCACTATTAATTGATATAAATACACTTATAGCCTCTATCTGAATAATTCATCTCCACTTAAATTATATGAATATTGATAGAAAACCGCAATACCATTTAAACTTATGAGAAAAAATGTATCGATTCACTTATGAAAAATAAAAAACTCATTAACATTTTAAATGTCAATGAGTAAATAAATTATATTATATTATCAAATATTACAATTAATAATGGTATTAAAAGTGCAGTTATAAGTCCCGAAATCCCCATTGCGAGTCCACTCATTGCACCTTCTGTTTCTCCCATTTCCATTGCCTTTGCAGTTCCTACAGCATGAGAAGATGTCCCTATCGCAATTCCTCTTG comes from the Senegalia massiliensis genome and includes:
- a CDS encoding pyridoxal-phosphate-dependent aminotransferase family protein is translated as MDKLIMTPGPTQCSEEVRNALAIKNTNTDMDENFFELYEDTCDKAKRIINSKESIPVIMLGEAILGLESACASFIEEGDRVLCIYNGIFGKGFGDFVDMYGGEKVYFKGDYRKGIDIEELEKFIDKNGPFKIATLVHCETPTGVTNPIDEICPLLKEKGILSIVDAVSSYGGEEILMDKWNIDVLLAGTQKCLSVTSGGTIIFLSSKALDILNNRKSNIKGYYVNLKNWINVVDNKKFPYTHSDALINSINVALDRLINIGDFTRIHKELASKIRDTFTKCGFRIYSNDHYSNTLTAIELPKGIDFDHMFKYLKDEKDILIGGSIGKFSGKLFRVGHMGENAKEEKIYILLKALDEYFNYINKNMDKELHIEFSKI
- a CDS encoding MATE family efflux transporter; protein product: MVNLSNDLTPKKMRKNILNLAWPAALRMFLQSIVGIVDIIMVGSIGAHALATVDISNRFVFITVGVLSSLTIGATALVARFKGAKDEEQVEKIIIQSLLTGAILSILIAILGFIFAKPILNLMMILMDEVDPYILNNGNIYLKIVFTSMLFALPTLMFNSILQGLGDMRTPLYIMVTTNIINVVGNYIFIFGIGPIPEMGVAGAAIGTGLGRLVGFLLAGYVLLSKKTLIKINFNSRKWKIDWKILKEILHIGLPASIEELVRRGSQIIYTILVAGLGTITIAANAVVMNINSLPIMLGFGFGLASTTLVGQSLGANKKKLAEAYGKQTTIVALFLMILISIPMFIWVEFIIRLYTNNVEVISMAKPVVRLIIVAQPLYGIFLVLAGALRGAGDTRYTMITTIIGNLGGRILSSLFFGYVLNLGLMGFWLGMVLDIGSRTVLIFFRFLSKKWQKIYKKRENTKAMVTK